A single genomic interval of Schistocerca americana isolate TAMUIC-IGC-003095 chromosome 2, iqSchAmer2.1, whole genome shotgun sequence harbors:
- the LOC124594703 gene encoding uncharacterized protein LOC124594703, with product MWDPSAVTRLDSVSSSSAFLIMEAQTTDALAATLSEHAQAAAAPAPPLVATEATTTVVPSAAPPGCIPLTGLQLFAIMNRMAKATTASEREAAEKAYERFRKFERAAASPGAAREEVCVPTGAPPGVSKQEVTALPEAALKGAVPPGLVSQATNVLLATPPVQTNQEAVDLPSAAQKGTTIPEANLEQLLLYEEVMDVALLSRKRPATTDEDEPPASAPSSVHRLLQKKKQHAPEGATDEEAAQEEEGDFSVPKRRHTVQAKMLETVAPLQTTNSFAAVQDDSDDMETGQVPIKRAPAPPPITIQWEEDYNSFLQLFKGVPSLTTLWFRLKPPRIFTFRGICTIATCVGTI from the coding sequence ATGTGGGACCCGTCCGCGGTCACTCGTCTAGACTCTGTCTCTTCCTCTTCTGCCTTCCTCATTATGGAAGCACAAACAACTGACGCGCTGGCTGCCACCCTGTCTGAGCATGCTCAGGCGGCGGCCGCACCCGCACCACCACTTGTGGCAACTGAGGCCACGACCACGGTGGTGCCCTCCGCTGCGCCTCCAGGATGTATCCCGTTAACCGGGTTACAACTGTTTGCCATAATGAACCGAATGGCCAAAGCCACCACAGCCTCTGAAAGAGAGGCTGCAGAGAAGGCTTACGAACGGTTCCGAAAATTCGAACGTGCCGCTGCGTCGCCAGGCGCAGCCAGAGAAGAGGTCTGTGTACCGACAGGAGCCCCGCCAGGCGTGTCCAAACAAGAGGTCACTGCCCTGCCGGAGGCAGCCCTGAAGGGAGCAGTGCCACCAGGCTTGGTTTCCCAAGCAACCAATGTTCTGCTGGCCACCCCTCCGGTCCAGACCAATCAAGAGGCTGTTGACCTGCCGTCTGCAGCACAAAAGGGCACAACGATTCCAGAAGCGAACCTGGAACAGCTTCTTCTATATGAAGAAGTAATGGACGTCGCGCTGCTGTCTCGTAAGAGGCCAGCGACGACGGACGAGGACGAACCACCAGCAAGCGCGCCTTCTTCTGTCCACAGGCTGCTCCAGAAGAAGAAACAACACGCACCAGAGGGCGCCACAGATGAGGAGGCCGCCCAAGAAGAAGAGGGGGACTTTTCCGTCCCCAAGCGGAGGCACACGGTTCAGGCAAAGATGCTCGAAACCGTGGCGCCGCTGCAGACGACTAACTCCTTTGCTGCCGTCCAAGACGACAGCGATGACATGGAGACAGGGCAGGTGCCCATAAAACGGGCGCCTGCACCGCCTCCGATCACAATCCAGTGGGAGGAGGACTACAACTCCTTCCTACAGTTGTTTAAAGGCGTCCCCTCCCTGACA